Proteins encoded in a region of the Methanofollis tationis genome:
- the comE gene encoding sulfopyruvate decarboxylase subunit beta — protein sequence MHEERVCDLLKASGIDLALTLPCDRAGDLCFLLPGRIRTVGLNREEDGVGIAAGAVLAGLRPVVVIQSSGLGNMLNAVMSLSVTFGLPLPVLASWRGVYREQIPAQVPFNSRLPALLDALDIRHTEIMDAADLGRIEEVIEDAFAHGRPHIALISPRVWEGEKCTAGCREGPGRARTSALTYRREIPEPSIARYDAIQAIVPHLEDDAVVANIGVPSKELYAAGDRPLAFYMLGSYTQASAVGLGIALGTGRGVVVLDGDGSLLGSAVLPVIAAEAPENLTVVCLDNGAFGSTGNQPTCAAAGVDLEIMARAAGFTRTWKVSDQQGIEEAMAAAAGGGPNFIHVIIRPGNAAVPNIPLSPEAIRDRFMAAMEKP from the coding sequence ATGCATGAAGAGCGCGTATGCGACCTGCTGAAGGCGTCCGGGATCGACCTCGCCCTCACCCTCCCCTGCGACCGGGCCGGCGACCTCTGCTTCCTCCTCCCCGGGCGGATCCGCACCGTCGGGCTGAACCGCGAGGAGGACGGGGTCGGCATCGCCGCCGGGGCCGTCCTGGCAGGGCTCAGGCCGGTCGTCGTCATCCAGAGTTCAGGCCTCGGGAACATGCTCAACGCCGTCATGTCCCTTTCGGTCACCTTCGGTCTTCCCCTGCCGGTCCTTGCGAGCTGGCGGGGGGTGTACAGGGAGCAGATCCCGGCGCAGGTCCCGTTCAACAGCCGCCTGCCCGCCCTGCTCGACGCCCTCGATATCAGGCACACCGAGATTATGGATGCCGCGGACCTCGGGCGGATAGAAGAGGTGATCGAGGACGCCTTTGCACACGGGAGGCCGCATATCGCCCTGATCTCGCCGCGGGTCTGGGAGGGGGAGAAGTGCACCGCAGGCTGCAGGGAGGGGCCCGGCCGGGCCAGGACCTCGGCCCTCACCTACCGGCGCGAGATCCCTGAACCCTCGATAGCGAGGTACGACGCAATCCAGGCGATCGTCCCGCACCTTGAGGATGACGCCGTCGTCGCCAACATCGGCGTCCCGAGCAAGGAACTCTATGCGGCCGGCGACAGACCGCTCGCCTTCTATATGCTCGGCTCCTACACCCAGGCATCGGCCGTCGGCCTCGGGATCGCCCTCGGGACAGGACGGGGTGTCGTGGTGCTGGACGGCGACGGGAGTCTCCTCGGCAGCGCCGTTCTCCCGGTGATCGCCGCCGAAGCGCCTGAGAACCTCACGGTCGTCTGCCTGGACAACGGGGCCTTCGGGTCCACCGGCAACCAGCCCACCTGCGCCGCCGCCGGGGTCGACCTTGAAATCATGGCGCGGGCCGCGGGATTTACGAGGACATGGAAGGTATCAGACCAGCAGGGCATCGAAGAGGCGATGGCGGCCGCAGCAGGGGGCGGCCCGAACTTCATCCATGTGATCATCAGGCCGGGAAACGCCGCCGTGCCAAACATCCCCCTCTCCCCTGAGGCGATCAGGGACCGGTTCATGGCGGCGATGGAAAAGCCCTGA
- a CDS encoding cysteate synthase has protein sequence MRPYTLLCPDCGQRMEDHYTLSCPAGCNALVRTVYRRRTLDLRNEPGIFRFADWLPVEGTIASPAGPVTYRSEGLARDLGMENLWIGFSGYWPERNAQIATCSFKELEALPTVVRMKETGRGTLVIASAGNTGRAFCQTAAVTGIPVVVVVPSAAAERLWTTRETEKVCLVTADGDYSDAIAAANDLCTHPGLVPEGGAKNVARRDGMGTVMLDAAVTIGQIPDHYVQAVGSGTGGIAAWEAAMRLIGDGRYGSALPRLHLAQNAPFIPMVRAWRAGRREIIPETDMRDARTAIAAVYADVLTNRNPPYGVGGGVFDALTATGGAMYAVENRDARDAEKRFVEEEEIDLDPAAAVAVAALIQAVETGEIDPHSTVLLNITGGGYERAAEDHDQVVVRPAFHIAAGTGADDIVTDVLSWVKRHA, from the coding sequence ATGCGACCCTATACCCTGCTCTGCCCGGACTGCGGGCAGAGAATGGAAGACCACTACACCCTGTCCTGCCCGGCCGGGTGCAATGCCCTGGTCCGCACCGTCTACCGGAGGCGGACCCTCGACCTCAGAAACGAACCCGGCATATTCCGCTTTGCAGACTGGCTTCCGGTCGAGGGGACAATCGCCTCGCCGGCCGGACCGGTCACCTACCGCTCGGAGGGGCTTGCCCGGGACCTCGGGATGGAGAACCTCTGGATCGGGTTTTCCGGCTACTGGCCAGAGCGGAACGCACAGATAGCGACCTGCTCGTTCAAGGAGCTCGAGGCCCTGCCGACGGTGGTGCGGATGAAGGAGACCGGGAGGGGGACGCTCGTCATCGCCTCGGCCGGAAACACCGGGCGGGCCTTCTGCCAGACCGCCGCCGTCACCGGGATCCCGGTCGTGGTGGTGGTGCCGTCGGCCGCCGCGGAGAGGCTCTGGACGACGAGAGAGACGGAGAAAGTCTGCCTGGTCACGGCGGACGGCGACTATTCCGACGCCATCGCGGCTGCAAACGATCTCTGCACGCATCCCGGCCTCGTCCCCGAGGGCGGGGCGAAAAACGTCGCCCGCAGGGACGGGATGGGCACGGTGATGCTCGACGCCGCCGTGACGATCGGGCAGATCCCCGATCATTATGTTCAGGCGGTCGGGAGCGGGACCGGCGGAATTGCCGCATGGGAAGCGGCGATGCGGCTGATCGGCGACGGGAGATACGGCAGCGCCCTCCCCCGCCTCCACCTCGCCCAGAACGCCCCCTTCATCCCGATGGTCAGGGCGTGGCGGGCAGGACGGCGGGAGATCATCCCTGAGACCGACATGCGGGATGCGCGAACGGCGATCGCTGCCGTGTACGCTGATGTGCTGACCAACCGGAACCCGCCGTACGGGGTGGGCGGCGGCGTCTTCGACGCCCTCACGGCGACCGGTGGGGCGATGTATGCGGTGGAGAACCGGGATGCCCGCGACGCGGAAAAGAGGTTTGTCGAGGAAGAGGAGATCGATCTCGATCCGGCCGCCGCCGTTGCGGTCGCCGCCCTTATTCAGGCGGTGGAAACCGGGGAGATCGATCCCCATTCGACCGTCCTGCTCAACATCACCGGCGGCGGCTACGAACGGGCGGCCGAGGACCACGATCAAGTCGTCGTCAGGCCCGCTTTTCACATCGCCGCAGGAACAGGGGCAGACGATATCGTCACCGACGTTCTCTCGTGGGTGAAGCGCCATGCATGA
- a CDS encoding methanogenesis marker 16 metalloprotein — translation MKTVREIGERIRGGDAVVLTAADLKRRIREGERLTPGDVDVVTCGTCGVMSGTAAIFSLPVTEPGVFSRAESVRLNGVPAFPGPCPNERLGLVDLIVYGTAQAGPRYGGGHLFADLAAGKAIEVEVAAGGAAYARTVTIDECNAARLFTTRSAFKNYTAYVNREHSVVRTIFSTGGLLGPCREASVSGCGEINPIENDPALRFIRPGSRVLVNGAPGFVMGEGTRSSVERPNIMAFAEIREMDSRYCGGFVTSAGPECITAIATAIPVLDRAALDALSVLDEGIPLPVADINDRRPFALVDYGQIWQGTDRHVAYDIAACAFCEHCAAGAVCPTGAFVTGKGIDPGLCVSCGACASSCTGGAVEADLGGITVDGVRVPITLRQSDRNRAEALCADLRERILDQRFPIP, via the coding sequence ATGAAGACAGTCAGGGAGATCGGGGAGCGGATCAGGGGCGGAGACGCCGTCGTGCTCACCGCCGCTGACCTCAAGAGACGGATCCGGGAGGGGGAGCGGTTGACGCCCGGGGATGTGGACGTGGTCACCTGCGGCACCTGCGGGGTGATGTCGGGCACCGCGGCGATCTTCTCCCTCCCGGTGACCGAACCAGGAGTCTTTTCCCGCGCTGAATCAGTGCGCCTGAACGGGGTCCCGGCGTTTCCCGGCCCCTGCCCGAACGAACGGCTCGGCCTTGTCGACCTGATCGTCTACGGGACGGCGCAGGCCGGGCCCCGCTATGGCGGGGGGCATCTTTTCGCCGATCTTGCTGCGGGAAAGGCGATAGAGGTCGAGGTCGCCGCCGGTGGAGCAGCGTACGCAAGAACGGTCACCATCGACGAGTGCAATGCCGCACGGCTGTTTACCACGAGGAGCGCCTTCAAGAACTATACCGCCTACGTGAACCGGGAGCACTCCGTTGTCAGGACAATCTTCTCGACCGGGGGGCTCCTTGGTCCCTGCAGGGAGGCCTCGGTCAGCGGTTGCGGGGAGATCAACCCGATCGAGAACGATCCCGCCCTGCGGTTCATCAGGCCCGGGAGCCGCGTGCTCGTGAACGGCGCGCCCGGCTTCGTGATGGGAGAGGGCACGCGTTCGTCGGTGGAACGCCCGAACATCATGGCCTTCGCCGAGATCAGGGAGATGGATTCCCGTTACTGCGGCGGGTTCGTCACCTCGGCAGGGCCCGAGTGCATCACGGCGATCGCAACGGCGATCCCGGTCCTCGACCGGGCGGCCCTCGATGCGCTCTCCGTGCTCGACGAGGGGATCCCGTTGCCGGTGGCCGACATCAACGACCGCCGGCCCTTCGCCCTTGTCGATTACGGCCAGATATGGCAGGGCACCGACCGTCACGTAGCCTACGATATCGCCGCCTGCGCCTTCTGCGAGCACTGTGCGGCCGGGGCGGTCTGCCCGACCGGGGCCTTTGTGACCGGGAAGGGGATCGATCCCGGCCTGTGCGTCTCCTGCGGCGCCTGCGCCTCGTCCTGCACCGGCGGGGCCGTAGAGGCCGACCTCGGCGGGATCACCGTTGACGGTGTGAGGGTCCCGATCACCCTCCGCCAGTCAGACCGGAACCGCGCCGAGGCACTCTGTGCAGACCTCAGGGAGAGGATCCTGGACCAGAGATTCCCGATACCATGA
- a CDS encoding (Fe-S)-binding protein, whose amino-acid sequence MAWHPPGKNCGLCGAKTCRAFLEMVASGERSYPDCPFYQEMGGEQAAQDHRDILGNAYDFVLDPVPGEPSARKIVLPFRPDLVERWGIAEGEIVLGRPMGAGCPVQHVLRVIDANPVTGVLTTHVVGPAFSRGATCHDVQAYHMIGFEGIARTVRRPPTFGMRQRFLPGFCMMALTHTGVTNMVIERPEGLLIRVEDIRL is encoded by the coding sequence ATGGCCTGGCATCCCCCCGGCAAGAACTGCGGGCTCTGCGGTGCAAAGACCTGCCGGGCGTTTCTGGAGATGGTCGCATCAGGAGAGCGGTCGTATCCTGACTGCCCGTTCTATCAGGAGATGGGCGGTGAACAGGCGGCACAGGACCATCGCGATATCCTCGGCAACGCCTATGACTTCGTCCTCGATCCCGTCCCTGGCGAGCCCTCGGCGCGGAAGATCGTCCTGCCGTTCCGCCCCGACCTCGTCGAGAGATGGGGGATCGCAGAGGGCGAGATCGTGCTCGGGCGCCCGATGGGGGCGGGGTGCCCGGTCCAGCACGTCCTGAGGGTGATCGACGCCAACCCGGTGACCGGCGTCCTGACGACCCATGTCGTCGGCCCGGCCTTCTCGCGGGGCGCCACCTGTCACGACGTCCAGGCCTACCATATGATCGGTTTTGAAGGGATTGCCCGGACCGTGCGCCGCCCCCCGACCTTCGGGATGCGCCAGCGTTTTCTCCCGGGGTTCTGCATGATGGCCCTCACCCACACCGGCGTTACCAATATGGTGATCGAGCGCCCAGAAGGGCTCTTGATCCGGGTGGAGGATATCAGACTATGA
- a CDS encoding GTP-binding protein — MKLIVIAGPPSAGKTAVVRQIVRNLQATAAIAYLKIDVVRAFEDEELRKEFGIPARKVYSGDLCPDHAGIMVMRDAIAWAAGEGADILIVESAGLCLRCSPYLTQSLGIVVISAVSGTHAPLKMGPMIALADVAVVTRIDLVSQAEKEVFRERILEVAPGIEIVETNALQGTGMRYLIRRIEETGDIEDEDTIEVRGVPPLGVCTICVGKKEIGWQRHFGVVRKLDGADWIFRGE, encoded by the coding sequence ATGAAGCTGATCGTCATCGCCGGTCCCCCCTCGGCGGGCAAGACGGCGGTCGTCAGGCAGATCGTCCGCAACCTTCAGGCGACGGCGGCGATCGCCTACCTGAAGATCGATGTCGTGCGCGCCTTCGAGGACGAGGAACTCAGGAAGGAGTTCGGCATCCCGGCGCGGAAGGTCTATTCAGGCGACCTCTGCCCCGACCATGCAGGCATCATGGTGATGCGGGACGCGATCGCCTGGGCCGCCGGCGAGGGCGCCGATATCCTGATCGTCGAGTCGGCCGGGCTCTGCCTCCGCTGCTCGCCCTACCTCACGCAGTCCCTCGGAATCGTCGTCATCAGTGCGGTCTCGGGCACGCACGCCCCCCTCAAGATGGGCCCGATGATCGCCCTCGCCGACGTGGCGGTGGTCACCAGGATCGACCTGGTCTCGCAGGCCGAAAAGGAGGTCTTCCGCGAGCGTATCCTTGAAGTGGCGCCGGGGATCGAGATCGTCGAGACAAACGCCCTCCAGGGCACCGGCATGCGCTATCTCATTCGCCGGATCGAGGAGACCGGGGATATCGAGGACGAAGATACGATCGAGGTCCGCGGCGTCCCGCCTCTTGGAGTCTGCACGATCTGCGTCGGGAAGAAGGAGATCGGGTGGCAGCGCCACTTCGGCGTCGTCAGGAAACTCGACGGCGCCGACTGGATCTTCAGGGGGGAGTGA
- a CDS encoding ATP-binding cassette domain-containing protein — translation MYPEITEITVLPGRDKNGMQETFDRIVIRPGETLSIVGPTGSGKSALIGDIEIFAREDTATGRTVLVNGGMPPEDLVRDPSKKPVALITQNTKCLADLSVQEFLSMHVRSRRIEREGIVAETIALANEFTGEEITAGARMTALSGGQTRSLMVADAITIGNTPIIILDEVENAGIFKHRVIETLRAYGKAVIFVTHDPLVSLMCDRRIVMRNGTVAKIIERDGEEEKALAAIRKMDGILSALRERIRAGESITEAAFAS, via the coding sequence ATGTACCCGGAGATCACCGAGATCACCGTTCTCCCGGGGAGGGACAAGAACGGCATGCAGGAGACCTTCGATCGGATCGTGATCAGACCCGGTGAAACGCTCTCCATCGTCGGCCCCACCGGATCAGGCAAGAGCGCTCTTATCGGCGACATCGAGATCTTTGCCAGGGAGGACACGGCCACCGGCAGGACCGTGCTGGTCAACGGGGGGATGCCACCCGAGGACCTTGTGCGAGATCCATCAAAAAAACCGGTCGCCCTGATCACCCAGAATACGAAGTGCCTCGCGGATCTCTCGGTGCAGGAGTTCCTCTCGATGCATGTGCGGTCGAGACGGATTGAGCGGGAGGGGATCGTCGCCGAGACGATCGCCCTCGCAAACGAGTTCACCGGCGAAGAGATCACCGCCGGTGCACGGATGACCGCGCTCTCGGGCGGCCAGACGCGTTCGCTGATGGTTGCCGACGCCATCACGATCGGCAACACCCCGATCATCATCCTGGACGAGGTCGAGAACGCCGGTATCTTCAAGCACCGGGTGATCGAGACGCTCAGGGCATACGGAAAAGCGGTCATCTTCGTCACGCACGACCCTCTCGTCTCCCTGATGTGCGACCGGCGGATCGTGATGCGCAACGGCACCGTGGCAAAGATCATCGAGCGCGACGGAGAGGAGGAAAAGGCCCTTGCCGCCATCAGAAAAATGGACGGGATCCTCTCTGCCCTGAGAGAGCGGATCCGCGCCGGCGAGTCGATCACCGAAGCCGCATTCGCCTCATGA
- a CDS encoding ADP-ribosylglycohydrolase family protein, whose product MLDRFRGCMLGAAIGDALGMPGESAAMNLSHMYQGYRRAWKWHPNARLEPGQYTDDTQIMLLVAELLAAGEYSEERYAADLARLCMEDDLRFPDGSVMSACEHLLTCGIEKSGVSSDTSGCIPLAVPFALRYSDPVERSGRLVKACSVTHTNPVAHAGAVTVASLLAGAVHGEREPFAAAVRCAAAEDPELGRRIGRALGLEQEGISLEGALPSIGSDVSIYQTVPIAFFLMGRYSDPANLLYVAANIGGNTDTIAFICGAYIGAKFGVSALPPDLLAGLENREGIDRLAGLLFDAASHPVPA is encoded by the coding sequence ATGCTGGACCGCTTCAGGGGCTGCATGCTCGGGGCCGCTATCGGCGACGCACTCGGCATGCCGGGAGAGAGTGCGGCGATGAACCTCTCCCACATGTACCAGGGCTATCGCCGGGCCTGGAAATGGCATCCGAACGCCCGCCTGGAGCCCGGACAGTACACCGACGACACCCAGATCATGCTCCTGGTCGCAGAACTCCTCGCCGCCGGAGAATATTCGGAGGAGCGTTATGCCGCCGATCTGGCGAGGCTCTGCATGGAGGACGACCTCCGCTTCCCGGACGGCTCGGTGATGTCGGCCTGCGAACATCTCCTCACCTGCGGGATCGAAAAAAGCGGCGTCAGCTCCGACACCTCGGGGTGCATCCCCCTTGCCGTGCCGTTCGCCCTCCGGTACAGCGACCCGGTGGAGCGCTCCGGCCGCCTGGTGAAGGCCTGCTCGGTCACGCACACGAACCCGGTCGCCCACGCCGGGGCGGTGACAGTGGCCTCCCTCCTCGCCGGCGCCGTCCACGGCGAACGGGAACCTTTCGCCGCGGCGGTGCGCTGTGCGGCGGCCGAGGACCCCGAACTCGGGAGGCGGATCGGTCGTGCTCTCGGGCTCGAACAGGAGGGGATCAGCCTTGAAGGCGCCCTTCCCTCCATCGGGAGCGATGTCTCCATTTACCAGACCGTTCCGATTGCCTTTTTCCTGATGGGGCGGTACAGCGACCCTGCAAACCTCCTGTACGTGGCGGCGAACATCGGCGGGAACACCGACACGATCGCCTTCATCTGCGGGGCCTATATCGGTGCGAAATTCGGCGTGAGCGCGCTCCCTCCCGACCTGCTCGCAGGGCTTGAGAACAGGGAGGGGATCGATCGCCTGGCCGGCCTGCTCTTCGACGCCGCATCGCATCCCGTACCTGCCTGA
- the argC gene encoding N-acetyl-gamma-glutamyl-phosphate reductase, with protein sequence MDVAIVGASGYAGGELIRLLQTHSEAEVVTATSRALEGRPVSSQHPHLRGYTDLAFSNPAPGDIDADFVFLAVPHTAAMNYAGALLEGGARVVDLSADYRLPKATFEAVYGVPHTDYFEAPYGIPELRRDAVRGTRFVSNPGCFPTGAILAAAPLARQAAYVIYDSKTGVSGAGDNPSATTHYPNVADGVNAYKWTTHRHLAEMKQELAALGSTAHCFFTPHLVPVNRGILTTAHIILKEPMGQEEVEALYRRFYQGEYFVRLQKPTLSAVRGSNFCDIGVESEGERVVVVSAIDNLVKGAAGQAIQNMNIMCGYTENDGLKVPPCLP encoded by the coding sequence ATGGATGTCGCAATCGTTGGGGCGTCGGGCTATGCCGGCGGTGAACTGATCCGCCTCCTCCAGACTCATTCTGAGGCTGAAGTGGTCACGGCGACCTCGCGTGCACTGGAGGGCCGTCCCGTCTCCTCCCAGCACCCGCACCTGCGGGGCTATACCGATCTCGCCTTCTCAAACCCCGCGCCCGGGGATATCGACGCTGACTTCGTCTTTCTGGCGGTTCCGCACACGGCCGCAATGAACTACGCCGGCGCTCTCCTTGAGGGTGGGGCGCGGGTCGTCGACCTCTCGGCTGACTACCGGCTGCCAAAGGCGACCTTCGAGGCCGTCTACGGCGTCCCCCACACCGACTACTTCGAGGCGCCGTACGGCATCCCCGAGCTCCGCCGCGACGCGGTGCGTGGGACCCGTTTTGTCTCGAATCCCGGGTGTTTCCCTACGGGTGCGATCCTTGCGGCCGCGCCGCTCGCCAGGCAGGCGGCCTACGTGATCTACGACTCCAAGACCGGTGTCTCGGGCGCGGGAGACAACCCCTCGGCGACCACCCATTACCCGAACGTGGCCGACGGCGTGAACGCCTACAAATGGACGACGCACCGGCACCTCGCCGAGATGAAGCAGGAGCTCGCAGCCCTGGGATCGACGGCGCACTGCTTCTTCACGCCGCACCTTGTCCCGGTGAACCGCGGGATCCTGACGACGGCGCACATCATCCTGAAAGAGCCGATGGGGCAGGAAGAGGTGGAGGCGCTCTACCGCCGCTTCTATCAGGGCGAGTACTTCGTCCGCCTCCAGAAGCCCACGCTTTCCGCGGTGCGGGGGAGCAACTTCTGCGACATCGGGGTGGAGAGTGAGGGCGAACGGGTCGTCGTCGTCTCGGCGATCGACAACCTGGTCAAGGGCGCTGCAGGACAGGCGATCCAGAATATGAACATCATGTGCGGCTATACCGAAAATGACGGGCTGAAAGTGCCCCCGTGCCTCCCGTAA
- a CDS encoding CBS domain-containing protein, whose product MKVREIMTVDPVTVSPEDTVRRAASLLRRHNVSGLPVVDENGVVGMVTEADILALLKTGDLSSDLWLPSPLEFIEVPIREAINWEKTRAALSDVGEVKVRRVMTMPAIVISPEEEIDRAAALMLKEGVARLPVVEKGRLVGIVARRDIVQGLGASFSEEGGAE is encoded by the coding sequence ATGAAAGTGCGTGAAATCATGACTGTAGACCCGGTCACCGTCTCGCCCGAGGACACGGTGCGCCGGGCGGCGTCGCTCCTGCGGCGGCACAATGTGAGCGGACTCCCTGTCGTCGATGAGAACGGGGTGGTCGGTATGGTCACCGAGGCCGATATCCTCGCCCTGCTCAAGACCGGCGATCTCTCCAGCGATCTCTGGCTCCCCTCCCCCCTGGAGTTCATCGAGGTGCCGATCCGGGAGGCGATCAACTGGGAGAAGACGAGGGCGGCGCTCTCAGATGTCGGCGAGGTGAAGGTGCGGAGGGTGATGACGATGCCGGCGATCGTCATCTCCCCTGAGGAGGAGATCGACCGTGCGGCGGCCTTGATGCTGAAGGAGGGCGTCGCCCGCCTCCCAGTCGTCGAAAAAGGCCGCCTTGTCGGGATCGTCGCCCGCCGGGACATCGTGCAGGGTCTCGGCGCCTCGTTCTCAGAGGAAGGTGGGGCGGAATGA
- the argJ gene encoding bifunctional glutamate N-acetyltransferase/amino-acid acetyltransferase ArgJ, which yields MRSICAIEGVEAAGVKEGKYGLAIIRASGTAAATFTSNLVSAAPVNLMRERIAAGRLEAIVVNSGCANAYTGKKGYEDAVEMSRIAAGALGIEADRIGIASTGVIGRYLDLDRIGRQCKEVVPLLEHSAAAETAAARAIMTTDLVEKHALIEADGFSVGGICKGSGMIAPNMGTMIGLIYTDAEVGAADLQASLRLAVRRSFNRVVVDGDESTNDCTFCTATGAAGRVPQAEFAAALQACCASLAQQIAADGEGATKMLEVRVSGASDEEAAEAVARTIVGSPLVKTAIYGEDPNWGRVIAAAGRAGVRFDPDTVSLTIGEGEAETPLVRDGVIVSDLVRAKAAMHGRKVVFTLAIGEGEGSATAWGCDLTEKYVEINGKYTT from the coding sequence ATGAGGAGTATCTGCGCCATCGAGGGCGTCGAGGCGGCCGGCGTCAAAGAGGGGAAGTACGGCCTCGCCATCATCCGTGCGAGCGGCACGGCTGCGGCGACGTTTACGTCAAACCTCGTTTCTGCCGCCCCGGTGAACCTGATGCGCGAGCGTATTGCGGCCGGGCGGCTTGAGGCGATCGTCGTGAACTCCGGGTGTGCAAACGCCTACACCGGAAAGAAGGGTTACGAGGACGCTGTCGAGATGAGCCGGATCGCCGCCGGCGCCCTCGGGATCGAGGCCGACCGGATCGGGATCGCCAGCACCGGCGTGATCGGCCGGTACCTGGACCTCGACCGGATCGGGCGACAGTGCAAAGAGGTCGTCCCGCTCCTTGAACACTCGGCCGCGGCCGAGACAGCGGCGGCCCGCGCCATCATGACCACCGACCTGGTGGAGAAGCACGCCCTCATCGAGGCCGACGGCTTTTCGGTCGGCGGGATCTGCAAAGGGAGCGGGATGATCGCCCCGAATATGGGCACGATGATCGGCCTCATCTATACCGACGCCGAGGTCGGCGCCGCCGACCTGCAGGCGTCCCTTCGGCTGGCGGTGCGGCGGAGCTTCAACCGGGTGGTGGTGGACGGCGACGAGAGCACGAACGACTGCACCTTCTGCACAGCGACGGGTGCCGCCGGCAGGGTGCCGCAGGCTGAGTTCGCCGCCGCTCTCCAGGCATGCTGCGCCTCGCTTGCGCAGCAGATCGCCGCCGACGGCGAGGGTGCGACGAAGATGCTCGAGGTGCGGGTCTCGGGTGCGTCAGATGAGGAGGCGGCCGAGGCCGTCGCCAGGACGATTGTGGGATCGCCCCTCGTGAAGACGGCGATCTATGGCGAGGACCCGAACTGGGGCCGCGTGATCGCCGCGGCAGGGCGCGCCGGCGTCCGCTTCGACCCCGATACGGTCTCCCTCACCATCGGCGAGGGCGAGGCCGAGACGCCCCTTGTCAGGGACGGCGTCATCGTTTCAGACCTGGTGCGGGCGAAGGCGGCGATGCACGGGCGCAAGGTCGTTTTCACCCTCGCGATCGGGGAGGGCGAGGGTTCGGCCACGGCCTGGGGCTGCGACCTCACCGAGAAATACGTCGAGATCAACGGGAAGTACACCACATGA
- the argB gene encoding acetylglutamate kinase, giving the protein MKREEVLMEALPYIQQFHGQTIVIKLGGHAMVDEEVLMNAIKDAILLHYVGMRVVLVHGGGPEITEKMKALGKEPKFVGGLRITDDETLEIAQMVLVGKINDGIVSLVARCGALGVGLSGNDGNLIMAKKIGMQRVVIGDEEHEVDLGYVGEIERINPEILDTLLKNNYIGVVAPIAIDRAGRSLNINADTAAGEIAVALGAFKLINLTDVDGVMDKERTQVFRRLRVTETEDLMADGTISEGMIPKIGSCVRAVRGGVPHAHIVNGNKPHTILLELFTDAGVGTMITE; this is encoded by the coding sequence ATGAAGCGCGAAGAAGTGTTGATGGAGGCACTGCCCTATATCCAGCAGTTCCACGGGCAGACGATCGTGATCAAACTCGGCGGCCACGCAATGGTCGACGAGGAGGTGCTGATGAACGCGATCAAGGACGCGATCCTCCTCCACTACGTCGGGATGCGGGTCGTCCTGGTCCACGGCGGCGGCCCTGAGATCACCGAGAAGATGAAGGCCCTGGGCAAGGAGCCGAAGTTCGTCGGCGGGCTGCGGATCACCGACGACGAGACCCTGGAGATCGCCCAGATGGTGCTCGTCGGCAAGATCAACGACGGCATCGTCTCCCTGGTCGCCCGGTGTGGCGCCCTTGGCGTCGGGCTCTCGGGCAACGACGGCAACCTGATCATGGCGAAGAAGATCGGGATGCAGCGGGTGGTGATCGGCGACGAGGAGCACGAGGTCGATCTCGGCTATGTGGGCGAGATCGAGCGGATCAACCCCGAGATCCTGGACACCCTGCTGAAGAACAACTATATCGGCGTGGTCGCCCCGATCGCCATCGACCGGGCCGGCCGCAGCCTCAACATCAACGCCGACACGGCGGCCGGCGAGATCGCCGTCGCCCTCGGCGCCTTCAAACTGATCAACCTCACCGACGTCGACGGCGTGATGGACAAGGAGCGCACGCAGGTCTTCCGCCGTCTCCGCGTCACCGAGACCGAGGACCTGATGGCCGACGGCACGATCTCCGAGGGGATGATCCCGAAGATCGGCTCCTGCGTCAGGGCGGTGCGCGGCGGGGTGCCCCACGCCCATATCGTCAACGGGAACAAGCCCCACACGATCCTCCTCGAACTCTTCACCGACGCCGGCGTCGGGACGATGATCACCGAGTGA